One genomic region from Vitreimonas flagellata encodes:
- a CDS encoding glycosyltransferase family 4 protein, producing the protein MSPIIVVGRLRNASGLGAVARSCHDALRDAGLDVYGIDISRALMCEEDFPQFKFRDGRKIEGRGTALMHVSGDLLPLAIAVLGRRWVREKRVIAHWFWELSRLPKEWRVALPFIHEIWVNSQFVLQAVKAIGAPCDVSVVPMPIKFSSKADRVADGFFRALVIFNVASGFARKNPCAAIRAFKTAFGDDPSATLLVQFSNSSHWPEAVRQMQAAIGGATNIVLQESSLTDEGIDDLYAQSDVVLSLHRAEGFGLVPAEAMLRGKPVIVTDWSGTKDFVSSAHGCPVGYRLVEVNDPQSTYRDEVWAEPDEQEAARLLQKLRSDKVYREEIGQRAAEYAARAFAPERFVRAISGTGVERCNGYKVQESQSGR; encoded by the coding sequence GTGTCGCCGATCATCGTGGTGGGTCGGTTGCGGAATGCTAGTGGGTTGGGAGCTGTAGCGCGGAGCTGCCACGATGCGCTGCGTGACGCGGGTCTCGATGTGTACGGAATAGACATTTCGCGCGCCCTTATGTGCGAGGAGGACTTTCCACAGTTCAAGTTTCGCGACGGGCGAAAGATTGAGGGGCGCGGCACAGCGCTTATGCACGTTAGTGGCGACCTTTTGCCTCTTGCGATTGCCGTGCTGGGCCGCCGGTGGGTGCGCGAGAAGCGCGTAATAGCCCACTGGTTTTGGGAGTTGTCTCGCCTGCCCAAAGAATGGCGCGTCGCCTTGCCGTTCATCCACGAGATTTGGGTCAATTCTCAGTTCGTTTTACAGGCCGTCAAAGCAATTGGCGCCCCGTGCGATGTGTCTGTCGTGCCGATGCCGATAAAGTTCAGCTCAAAGGCCGATCGGGTGGCGGATGGCTTTTTTCGTGCGTTGGTAATATTCAACGTAGCTTCGGGCTTTGCACGGAAGAATCCTTGTGCTGCGATCCGTGCATTCAAAACGGCTTTTGGCGACGATCCGTCGGCTACCCTTCTGGTGCAGTTCAGTAATTCCTCGCATTGGCCGGAAGCGGTCAGGCAAATGCAAGCCGCGATCGGCGGTGCGACGAATATTGTACTGCAGGAGTCATCACTTACGGACGAAGGGATTGATGACCTTTATGCTCAGTCCGATGTGGTGCTGTCACTGCACCGTGCTGAGGGATTTGGCCTTGTTCCTGCGGAGGCCATGTTGAGAGGAAAGCCCGTCATAGTGACCGATTGGTCGGGCACGAAAGATTTTGTCTCTAGTGCTCACGGATGCCCGGTGGGTTATCGGTTGGTTGAGGTCAATGATCCTCAATCAACCTATCGAGACGAGGTGTGGGCTGAGCCCGATGAGCAAGAGGCTGCGCGATTGTTACAAAAGTTGCGTAGTGACAAAGTATACCGAGAGGAAATAGGACAACGCGCGGCTGAATATGCGGCGCGCGCGTTTGCGCCTGAACGGTTCGTGCGGGCGATCTCTGGAACTGGGGTTGAGCGATGCAACGGGTACAAAGTTCAAGAAAGTCAAAGTGGCCGCTAA
- a CDS encoding class I SAM-dependent methyltransferase, whose translation MKEASNYTAIERCRVGGRNDLISVLNLGHQALTGVFPRSTGENVTVGPLELVWSPSSGLLQLKHSYAPQEMYGENYGYRSGLNQSMVDHLTQKVRYLERLVSLAPGDVVLDIGSNDSTTLRAYSVSSLTRIGIDPTGRKFAKYYPADVQLVPDFFSENAFRSVSSRSAKVVTSIAMFYDLEDPISFARQIANILDRDGVWHFEQSYMPSMLRLNSYDTICHEHVEYYSLQVVQSILDAADMKLVDVVMNNINGGSFAVTAVRRDNTSIKPNLPVINWLLEQEDRMGLSTPRPYREFEERVFRHREDLGRLVKGLVADGKRVLGYGASTKGNVLLQFCGLGATEIPAIAEVNEEKFGRFTPGTHIPIVSEQDARAMNPDYLLVLPWHFKDGIIRREQKYLEAGGKLILPFPEIEIV comes from the coding sequence ATGAAAGAGGCATCTAACTACACTGCTATCGAAAGATGCCGCGTGGGTGGTCGGAACGATCTGATCTCCGTGCTCAATCTGGGGCATCAGGCGCTGACTGGGGTGTTCCCGCGCTCAACAGGTGAAAACGTGACGGTGGGCCCATTGGAGCTCGTCTGGTCGCCCTCCAGTGGGTTGCTCCAATTGAAGCACTCATACGCCCCACAAGAGATGTATGGCGAAAACTACGGCTATAGGTCGGGTCTAAACCAGTCGATGGTCGATCACCTGACGCAAAAGGTCAGGTACTTGGAGCGGCTGGTGAGCCTGGCGCCTGGTGACGTGGTTCTCGACATCGGAAGCAACGATTCTACTACGTTGCGCGCCTATTCGGTTTCCTCTCTCACCCGCATCGGTATCGATCCAACCGGAAGGAAGTTCGCGAAGTATTATCCGGCGGACGTGCAGCTCGTCCCGGACTTTTTCTCTGAGAACGCCTTTCGGTCGGTGAGCAGTCGATCGGCTAAGGTCGTTACTTCGATCGCGATGTTTTACGACCTTGAAGATCCGATCTCTTTCGCACGTCAGATCGCAAACATCCTTGATCGAGACGGCGTTTGGCACTTCGAGCAGAGCTACATGCCCTCGATGCTTCGGTTGAATTCCTACGACACCATCTGTCACGAGCATGTCGAGTACTATTCGCTTCAGGTTGTGCAGAGCATTCTTGATGCCGCAGATATGAAGCTCGTCGATGTAGTGATGAACAATATCAACGGGGGAAGCTTTGCGGTCACTGCCGTACGGCGCGACAACACGTCCATCAAGCCGAATCTGCCTGTGATCAATTGGCTGCTTGAGCAAGAGGACAGAATGGGCCTCTCGACGCCGCGACCGTATCGCGAATTCGAAGAGCGCGTGTTTCGTCACCGAGAAGATCTTGGCCGGCTCGTTAAGGGATTGGTCGCGGACGGCAAGAGGGTTCTTGGCTACGGAGCGTCGACGAAGGGGAATGTACTCCTTCAATTCTGCGGATTGGGCGCCACCGAAATTCCAGCGATTGCAGAGGTCAACGAGGAAAAATTTGGGCGCTTCACGCCGGGCACGCACATCCCCATTGTGTCTGAGCAAGACGCGCGCGCTATGAACCCGGATTACCTACTTGTTCTCCCGTGGCATTTCAAAGATGGGATCATCAGGCGTGAGCAAAAATACTTGGAGGCGGGTGGAAAGCTAATTCTTCCGTTTCCAGAGATTGAGATCGTTTGA